The genomic stretch AGAGGAAGGGGATTCGGACGATCAATACCTTATCTCTTATACAAAGGCTTGCTCAGCTTTAAGAAAACTAGGACTTGAAAACATAATAACTGATCTAAGAGAACTTATTGAGAAGATGGGATTAGGCGACAACTCTCGATTAGTAAGTCAATTCCTTCCAGAAGAAGTTCCCGACTTATTGCTTTTTATGGATGGAGAAGAATCCCTTCGTGAAGATACTCGATATTTCTTGAGTAAAATTTCTTCAGAAAATATGATTTCAGGGCTTTTGAGCGCTTTAACCCATTCCAGTGAAACGGTTCGTTTTAGGGCGGCAAATGCATTAAGAGAGAGAGAGCCATATGATGTTCTCGCCGAAGCCGCTAAAACCAGCATTCGTCAAGATAATGGGATGATATTTCGGTCTTTGATAGAGATATTCCCAAAAGAATTTCATTCAAGCTTCATTGGTGAAAGTCATAAGATACAACTTCGAGGAGAATATTCTTGGGATTCAACTGTAGCAGTGCTGTCTGATTATACGGGAAAGAGAACGTCTGTTTCAGCAGAAACTATTCAGATTCTCACTAGAACTGCCAAGAAAGATAATGTTGACCTGCTTTTGAGGCTGATCCGAGTTTGCTCAACTATAGTTCCTAGTCAGTCTGCACCAATCTTACTAAAGCTACTTAGCAGTAAACATCCTATAGTTCGGCAGACAGCTAAGGAACAATTGGACTATTTAGGGGCAGAGAACTTCATGCCCGAGTTATTGCAGATGATTAGAGATAACAATAAGCATACGCGTAAAGCAGCAATCAGAATAGTAGGGCAATCTAAAAGCAGAGACGTTGCTCATTTTATGCCGATACTGTTAGATCTCTTACGCTCTCAATATGGCCCTGTGGCCTTAGATACTCTAAAAACTATTCAAGCTAATTGCCAGATATACAACTATGACATTTCTCAACTCAAGCTCACGCCAATTGACGATCAACCTTGGGAAAGTGGCAATCCGATATTTAACATTCAACAGGTAGGTATCCTTAATACTGGACCTGTCACTAATCATGGTGATCAGAAGGGTTTTGGCTGAAATAAGGTTGCCTGAGTTTTTTGATAAAAGCCGTAATTACCCCGCCTTCTTCTAGCCCTTACTGGAGCACACTCATGGAGAAATCCACCAATTACCGCCAGATGGTTTTAGAGGGTGTTTGAAAAGTTAGGGCTTGAGTAAAAAAGCTCACTCCGTATAGGTTGCAGATGGATGTCAGCAACGCCGGAGTGAGACGATGAGTAAAGACTACCCCAGCAACTTAACCCGAGACCAGTACGAGCTTCTGAGTGATTTACTGCCCGCTGCCAAGCCCGGTGGACGACCCCGGAGCGTGGAGTTGTGGGAGATTCTCAACGCCATGATGTATTTACTGGTCGAGGGGGTGCAATGGCGGGCGTTACCGGGCGACTTGCCGCCGTGGCCAACGGTGTACACCTACTTTCGTAACTGGCGTAAGGATGGCACCTGGCTTGCTATTCATGACCATCTCCGGGCCTGGGTACGCATCGAGCAAGACCGTCGTGCCCAACCGTCAGAGGCGGTCATTGATAGCCAAAGCGTGAAGAGTGCGGCCTTCGTGCATGAGGCCGTGGGCTTCGATGCGGGTAAAAAGATTAAAGGTCGCAAACGGTTTATGACCGTTGATACGCTGGGACTGGTGTTGCGGGTGCTCGTCACGGCCGCCAGTGTCCCCGAGCGGGAGGGCGGTAAGCAGGTGCTAGCTCGGGTGAAGAACCTGGGCTCGTCCATGACCAGGCTAATTCTGATTTGGGCAGACGGAGGCTTTGACGGCCCTGCCTTCATGATGTGGGTGATGGATACCTG from Nodosilinea sp. PGN35 encodes the following:
- a CDS encoding IS5 family transposase, producing the protein MSKDYPSNLTRDQYELLSDLLPAAKPGGRPRSVELWEILNAMMYLLVEGVQWRALPGDLPPWPTVYTYFRNWRKDGTWLAIHDHLRAWVRIEQDRRAQPSEAVIDSQSVKSAAFVHEAVGFDAGKKIKGRKRFMTVDTLGLVLRVLVTAASVPEREGGKQVLARVKNLGSSMTRLILIWADGGFDGPAFMMWVMDTCRWIVEVVIRPQQTKGFVVLKKRWVVERTFRWLMGCRRLARDYERLPETSETLIYLAMIRIMVRRLA